In Rosa chinensis cultivar Old Blush chromosome 1, RchiOBHm-V2, whole genome shotgun sequence, a genomic segment contains:
- the LOC112183738 gene encoding cytochrome P450 704C1: protein MDFASTAVALSFILVLAIYLVRLHGGRLRDKKKRYHPVAGTVVHQLINFPRLHHYLTELACKYKTYRMLDLFKGVVYTADPANVEYVLKTNFANYGKGSYLYDILSDGLGDGIFAVDGQKWRHQRKVACSEFSMKALRDYSSFVFKTNAVKLAHLIDEAETRNQAIDIQDLFTKSSLDSIIKILLGVDLESMSGTNEEGTLFSHAYLSGEEAILYRLIDIFWKIKRFLNIGKEAELKKNIKVVDQFLYKLINSKIETIHNPEDNPSLKKRDLVSRFLELKETNPKYLRDMVLCITIAGQETTAGTLSWFLYMMCKHLHIQEKISQEVREAINLKNNSSVDELAASLTEEALNKMQYLHAALTETLRLYPSVPMNAKMCFSDDTWPDGFSVKKGDMVVYQPYAMGRMKFLWGDDAEEFRPERWLNENGLFQDESPYKFTAFSAGPRICIGKEHSYMQMKIFSAVLLGSYIFKLADEKRVITYKTTVSFPIDGGLHVHASPRSGHARP, encoded by the exons ATGGATTTTGCTTCCACTGCCGTAGCATTAAGTTTCATATTAGTTTTAGCTATATATCTGGTTAGACTCCATGGCGGAAGATTACGtgataaaaaaaagagataCCATCCTGTTGCTGGAACTGTAGTGCACCAACTGATCAACTTCCCCAGGCTGCACCATTACTTGACTGAGCTTGCATGCAAATACAAAACTTACAGGATGCTCGACTTATTCAAAGGTGTGGTTTACACAGCAGATCCTGCAAATGTGGAATATGTGCTCAAAACAAACTTCGCTAATTATGGCAAG GGGTCGTACCTGTACGACATTTTGTCAGATGGACTAGGCGATGGCATCTTTGCAGTGGATGGGCAAAAATGGCGGCATCAGAGGAAGGTGGCATGCTCTGAGTTCTCAATGAAAGCACTCAGAGACTACAGCAGTTTCGTCTTCAAAACCAATGCAGTTAAACTTGCTCACTTAATTGATGAAGCTGAAACCCGAAACCAAGCAATAGATATCCAA GATTTGTTTACGAAATCATCCTTGGATTCAATCATCAAGATTCTGCTTGGTGTCGACCTAGAGAGCATGAGTGGAACCAATGAAGAAGGTACCCTGTTTTCACATGCTTATTTGTCAGGAGAAGAAGCTATCCTGTATCGACTTATTGATATCTTCTGGAAGATCAAACGGTTCTTAAACATTGGTAAGGAAGCAGAGCTAAAGAAAAACATCAAAGTGGTCGATCAATTTTTGTATAAATTAATCAATAGCAAGATTGAAACTATCCATAATCCAGAAGACAACCCATCT TTGAAGAAAAGAGACTTGGTTTCAAGGTTTTTGGAATTGAAGGAGACTAATCCGAAGTACTTGAGAGACATGGTCCTTTGTATTACTATTGCCGGACAAGAGACGACAGCTGGCACTCTTTCATGGTTTCTTTATATGATGTGCAAGCATCTTCATATACAAGAAAAGATTTCACAGGAAGTTAGAGAAGCAATAAATCTGAAAAATAATTCAAGTGTTGATGAGCTTGCAGCAAGCCTTACGGAGGAAGCCCTTAACAAAATGCAATATCTCCATGCGGCTTTAACTGAAACACTCAGACTCTATCCTTCGGTTCCAATG AATGCAAAGATGTGTTTTTCTGATGATACATGGCCAGATGGATTTAGTGTCAAAAAGGGGGACATGGTGGTATACCAACCTTATGCAATGGGAAGGATGAAATTTCTATGGGGAGATGATGCCGAAGAGTTTCGGCCAGAGAGATGGCTCAACGAAAATGGTCTTTTCCAGGATGAAAGCCCTTACAAATTCACAGCGTTCAGT GCCGGTCCAAGAATTTGTATAGGAAAGGAACATTCTTATATGCAGATGAAGATCTTTTCTGCTGTGCTTTTAGGTAGCTATATATTCAAGCTAGCTGATGAGAAAAGAGTGATCACCTACAAGACCACAGTCAGCTTCCCAATTGATGGAGGCCTTCATGTGCATGCCTCCCCAAGATCAGGGCATGCAAGACCTTAA